One genomic segment of Balaenoptera musculus isolate JJ_BM4_2016_0621 chromosome 11, mBalMus1.pri.v3, whole genome shotgun sequence includes these proteins:
- the FOXQ1 gene encoding forkhead box protein Q1, with protein sequence MKLEVFGSREGLGDKPGSDLEGAGGRDAPSPLSAAGDDSLGSDGDCAANSPAAGGGAVALAGGGERSAGGGPGAEEAGAAAAAAGGAGGGAGARGKPYTRRPKPPYSYIALIAMAIRDSAGGRLTLAEINEYLMGKFPFFRGSYTGWRNSVRHNLSLNDCFVKVLRDPSRPWGKDNYWMLNPSSEYTFADGVFRRRRKRLSHRATAPGPGPRPPDAAPPPPAPAAPAPATPRARSPARPEGRASPAGRFSGPFAIDSILSKPFRSRRSGDAGPGMRPPWGAAPCPLPPAYPALLPGAPAGALLPLGAFGAAEPPGLGARGAEAPPLLLAPLAAPAPAPAKPLRGPAACAHLYCPVRLPDALHAASARAPGPHLPGPPETLLA encoded by the coding sequence ATGAAGCTGGAGGTGTTCGGGTCCCGCGAGGGCCTCGGGGACAAGCCGGGGAGTGACCTGGAGGGGGCGGGCGGCCGCGACGCGCCGTCTCCGCTGTCGGCCGCGGGCGACGACTCCCTGGGTTCGGACGGGGACTGCGCGGCCAACAGcccggcggcgggcggcggcgccGTGGCGCTGGCGGGCGGCGGCGAGCGGAGCGCGGGCGGAGGGCCGGGCGCGGAGGAGGCGGgcgcagcagcggcggcggcggggggcgcGGGCGGCGGTGCGGGCGCGCGCGGCAAGCCGTACACGCGGCGGCCCAAGCCCCCGTACTCGTACATCGCGCTCATCGCCATGGCCATCCGCGACTCGGCGGGCGGGCGCCTGACGCTAGCCGAGATCAACGAGTACCTCATGGGCAAGTTCCCGTTCTTCCGCGGCAGCTACACTGGCTGGCGCAACTCCGTGCGTCACAACCTCTCGCTCAACGACTGCTTCGTCAAGGTGCTGCGCGACCCTTCGCGGCCCTGGGGCAAGGACAACTACTGGATGCTTAACCCCAGCAGCGAGTACACCTTCGCCGACGGGGTCTTCCGCCGCCGCCGTAAGCGCCTCAGCCACCGGGCGACGGCCCCGGGCCCCGGGCCGCGGCCCCCGGACGCCGCGCCTccgccgcccgcgcccgccgccccgGCGCCGGCCACGCCCCGCGCGCGGTCGCCCGCTCGGCCCGAGGGGCGCGCCAGTCCGGCGGGCAGGTTCTCCGGCCCCTTCGCCATCGACAGCATCCTCAGCAAGCCTTTCCGCAGCCGCCGCTCCGGGGACGCGGGCCCCGGGATGCGCCCACCGTGGGGCGCGGCGCCCTGCCCGCTGCCGCCCGCCTATCCCGCGCTGCTTCCGGGCGCGCCCGCCGGGGCCCTGCTGCCGCTCGGCGCGTTCGGCGCGGCCGAGCCGCCGGGGCTGGGCGCGCGCGGGGCCGAGGCGCCGCCCCTCCTGCTCGCGCCCCTGgccgccccggccccggcccccgccAAGCCGCTCCGGGGCCCGGCCGCCTGCGCGCACCTGTACTGCCCCGTGCGGCTGCCCGACGCTCTGCACGCGGCCTCGGCCCGCGCGCCGGGCCCGCACCTGCCCGGCCCGCCGGAGACGCTCCTGGCCTGA